A genomic window from Triticum urartu cultivar G1812 chromosome 7, Tu2.1, whole genome shotgun sequence includes:
- the LOC125522498 gene encoding pectin acetylesterase 5-like, with protein sequence MAAEQLLQRRPGCLVLLFLLLASVMMCPLVWSSPPTTVGRPPELTLVAGAAEKGAVCLDGSPPAYQLERGFGSGSHSWLVYLEGGGWCSTVEACSKHTKSALGSSNFMEAVQYAGIFSNDQSQNSDFYNWNKVFVRYCDGASFSGDAEYEDQDGNKLFFRGLRIWEAIIDELMEKGLANAKQALLAGCSSGGLATLLHCDDFNARFPPKVAVKCFSDAGFFLDKKDMDGERFIRSVYNGVVHLQNVNKVLPKDCLAKMEPLDCFFPSELIKSISTPTFILNSGYDSWQIKNVLVPDESSPEKSWLTCKANIRDCDSTQIEVLHGLNRTMVGDLKVVQDKEEWGLFIDSCFTHCQTPFRISWDSPISPRLGNKTIAQAVGDWHFSRGQRVKEIDCDYPYNPTCSSQLPS encoded by the exons ATGGCGGCCGAGCAGCTCCTCCAGCGTCGACCGGGTTGCTTGGTGCTTCTTTTCCTTCTCCTGGCCTCCGTGATGATGTGCCCTCTCGTTTGGTCCTCACCGCCGACTACCGTGGGTCGGCCGCCGGAGCTAACCCTCGTCGCCGGAGCGGCAGAGAAGGGCGCAG TGTGCTTGGATGGAAGCCCGCCAGCTTACCAATTGGAGAGAGGCTTCGGCTCTGGATCTCACAGCTGGCTCGTCTATCTAGAG GGAGGAGGGTGGTGCAGCACCGTTGAGGCTTGTTCGAAGCACACAAAATCCGCGCTTGGTTCATCTAACTTCATGGAAGCGGTGCAGTATGCCGGAATTTTCAGCAATGACCAGAGCCAAAATTCTG ATTTCTACAACTGGAATAAAGTTTTCGTGCGGTATTGTGATGGGGCGTCATTTTCTGGGGATGCGGAGTACGAAGATCAA GATGGAAACAAGCTATTCTTCAGAGGGTTGCGCATATGGGAAGCAATCATTGACGAACTCATGGAGAAAGGACTTGCTAATGCTAAACAG GCCCTCCTTGCAGGTTGTTCTTCTGGTGGTTTAGCCACACTACTGCATTGTGATGATTTTAATGCACGCTTTCCTCCGAAGGTTGCAGTTAAATGCTTTTCTGATGCTGGATTTTTTCTTGA CAAAAAGGATATGGACGGAGAAAGGTTTATCCGGTCCGTGTACAATGGGGTTGTTCACCTCCAG AATGTTAACAAAGTTTTGCCCAAGGACTGCCTCGCAAAGATGGAACCACTGGAT TGTTTCTTTCCTTCTGAGCTTATTAAGAGCATCAGCACCCCCACTTTTATTCTCAACTCTGGATATGACTCTTGGCAG ATAAAAAATGTACTAGTACCAGATGAATCCTCTCCTGAAAAGTCATGGCTTACTTGCAAGGCTAACATCAGAGACTGTGATTCCACACAAATCGAAGTCCTCCATG GATTAAATAGAACAATGGTGGGTGATCTGAAAGTCGTCCAAGATAAGGAGGAGTGGGGATTGTTCATTGATTCGTGCTTCACCCACTGCCAAACACCATTTAGAATCTCATGGGATTCACCAATTTCCCCAAGGCTTGGAAATAAG ACGATCGCACAAGCTGTTGGAGATTGGCACTTCAGCAGAGGCCAAAGAGTAAAAGAGATCGATTGCGACTATCCATACAACCCAACATGCAGCAGCCAGTTGCCTTCCTAA